A genomic region of Melanotaenia boesemani isolate fMelBoe1 chromosome 21, fMelBoe1.pri, whole genome shotgun sequence contains the following coding sequences:
- the fra10ac1 gene encoding protein FRA10AC1, whose amino-acid sequence MDNLVKVHGGGGYDSDFSDDDGQGEPSERALKRKHEEEILQKPFQKGQHAKVAHSSYHSNEVDREEARNRRAHLISMNAFERHKKFVGDYILYYGGQMADFRRSTTKDKTDVDVLRENHRFLWKDEDEEDMTWEKELAKSYYDKLFKEYCIADVSRYKENKFGFRWRTEKEVVSGKGQFQCGNKHCEKEDGLKSWEVNFAYVEHGEKKNALVKLRLCPECSFKLNYHHKRKEVKAKTKIKRISQENQEPLKKKKRKRSSSHSKKRKHKKHRDRSTSSSSSEFESQKSDKESEAGDEPEDQSEADHWRGPAPAVEEKSREEEFDEYFEDMFL is encoded by the exons ATGGATAATCTTGTGAAG GTTCATGGAGGTGGTGGCTATGACTCTGACTTCAGTGATGATGACGGACAGGGGGAGCCCTCAGAACGAGCTCTTAAAAG GAAACATGAGGAGGAAATCTTACAGAAGCCTTTCCAGAAAGGTCAGCACGCCAAGGTTGCTCACAGCAGCTATCATTCTAATGAAGTGGACAG agaGGAAGCGAGGAACAGAAGAGCCCATCTAATATCGATGAATGCT TTTGAACGTCATAAGAAGTTTGTGGGCGACTACATTTTGTATTACGGAGGACAGATGGCTGACTTTAGACGCTCCAC tACCAAAGACAAAACCGATGTGGATGTGCTGCGTGAAAATCATCGCTTCCTCTGGAAGGATGAAGACGAGGAAGACATGACATG GGAAAAAGAACTCGCCAAGAGCTATTACGACAAGCTGTTTAAGGAGTACTGTATCGCTGACGTCAGCAGATACAAGGAAAACAAG TTTGGATTTCGTTGGCGAACTGAGAAGGAAGTTGTCTCTGGCAAAG GTCAGTTTCAGTGTGGAAACAAACATTGTGAGAAGGAGGATGGCCTTAAAAGCTGGGAGGTGAATTTCGCCTATGTCGAACACGGGGAGAAGAAGAACGCTTTGGTCAAACTAA GACTGTGCCCTGAATGCTCTTTCAAACTCAACTACCATCACAA GAGAAAGGAAgtaaaagcaaagacaaaaattaaaagGATATCGCAAGAGAACCAGGAGCcactaaagaagaagaagaggaagagatcGTCTTCTCATTCTAAGAAACGCAAACATAAGAAGCACAGAG ATCGTTCCACCTCATccagcagctcagagtttgagtCACAAAAGTCAGACAAAG AAAGTGAAGCTGGGGATGAGCCAGAGGACCAATCAGAAGCTGACCACTGGCGAGGACCCGCCCCTGCTGTGGAGGAAAAGTCAAG gGAGGAAGAGTTTGATGAGTACTTTGAAGACATGTTTCTTTGA
- the lgi1b gene encoding leucine-rich glioma-inactivated protein 1b, which produces MTEVTGYPGRGWRGWTLLVWVAAVSLVLTDGRRVRQPRCPTGCTCTKDNALCENVRSVPHTFPSDVVSLSFVKSGFNEITGGSFVHTPHLQLLLFTANSFDLIDEDAFQGLPHLEYLFIENNRIASISPYAFRGLKALIHLSLAYNNLETLPKDVFKGMDALSKVDLRGNNLICDCKLKWLVEWMHHTNATLDQIYCSGPPIQQGKKINDLLPHSFDCITAEFASYQLLKFESISVEAFTFGNEQYVVFAQPFAGTCSFLEWDHVEMTFRTYDTIESTSTVVCKPMVIDNHLFVIVAQLFGGSHIYKRDSSASKFIKIQDIDILKIRKPNDIETFVIDGESFFVIADSSKAGSTTVYKWNGNGFYSHQSLHPWYRDTDVEYLEISNKPHLILSSSSQRPVVYQWNRSQKKFDRRTDIPDMEDVFSVKHFRVKGDLFICLTRFIGDSRVMRWDGAMFKEVQTFPSRGSMVFQPVSVGNWQYAILGSDYSLTQVYQWDTKRGQFVPSQELSIQAPRGFSIVSVDNRVFLLASSFKGKTQIYEHLMIDLSS; this is translated from the exons ATGACAGAAGTAACGGGATACCCTGGCAGAGGATGGAGAGGATGGACGCTCCTGGTTTGGGTCGCTGCTGTCAGCTTGGTGTTAACAGACGGACGGAGAGTCAGACAACCCCGATGTCCCACTGGATGCACTTGCACTAAAGACAATGCCCTGTGTGAGAATGTCCGATCCGTGCCTCACACTTTCCCATCCGACGTCGTTTCACT ATCTTTTGTCAAGTCTGGATTTAATGAAATCACAGGAGGAAGCTTTGTTCACACACCTCACCTGCAACTGCT GTTGTTCACAGCAAATTCATTTGACCTCATTGATGAGGATGCATTTCAAGGTTTACCACACCTTGAATACCT ATTCATTGAAAACAACAGAATTGCATCCATATCCCCTTATGCTTTCAGAGGCCTGAAGGCTCTGATACATCT GAGTCTGGCTTACAACAACCTGGAGACGCTGCCCAAAGATGTTTTCAAGGGCATGGACGCTTTGAGCAAAGT GGATCTGCGAGGCAACAATCTAATTTGTGACTGCAAGCTCAAGTGGTTGGTGGAGTGGATGCATCATACCAATGCCACCCTGGACCAGATCTACTGCAGCGGCCCCCCCATTCAGCAAGGGAAAAAGATCAATGACCTGCTGCCACATTCTTTTGACTGCATCACGGCAG AGTTTGCCTCCTATCAGCTGCTGAAGTTTGAGTCGATTTCAGTGGAGGCCTTCACCTTTGGTAACGAACAGTACGTTGTGTTTGCCCAGCCCTTTGCTGGGACATGCAGCTTCCTGGAATGGGATCATGTTGAAATGACCTTCAGAACTTATGACACCATTGAAA GCACCTCCACTGTGGTCTGCAAGCCCATGGTGATTGACAACCACCTCTTTGTCATTGTGGCCCAGTTGTTTGGAGGCTCACACATTTATAAACGTGACTCTTCTGCCAGCAAGTTCATCAAGATCCAGGATATTGACATCCTGAAGATTCGCAAACCCAATGACATTGAGACCTTTGTGATCGATGGGGAGTCTTTCTTTGTGATCGCTGATAGCTCTAAG GCTGGCTCCACAACTGTGTATAAATGGAACGGCAATGGTTTCTACTCCCACCAGTCTCTCCACCCATGGTACAGGGACACGGATGTAGAATATCTGGAGATCTCCAACAAACCCCATCTGATTTTGTCCAGCAGCTCTCAGAGGCCTGTTGTGTACCAGTGGAACAGAAGCCAAAAGAAGTTTGACCGCAGGACTGACATACCAGACATGGAGGATGTCTTCTCTGTCAAACATTTTCGGGTAAAAG GTGATCTGTTCATATGCTTGACAAGATTCATCGGGGACTCCAGGGTGATGCGCTGGGACGGTGCCATGTTCAAGGAGGTCCAGACATTTCCCTCCCGTGGCTCCATGGTGTTCCAGCCAGTCTCCGTCGGCAACTGGCAGTATGCCATCTTGGGCAGCGATTATTCACTCACGCAAGTCTACCAATGGGACACTAAAAGGGGCCAGTTTGTCCCATCTCAGGAGCTGAGTATCCAGGCGCCTCGAGGGTTTTCTATCGTTTCCGTTGACAACAGGGTGTTTCTGCTTGCATCCAGCTTCAAGGGAAAAACTCAGATATATGAGCACCTCATGATCGATTTAAGTAGTTAA